One window from the genome of Choloepus didactylus isolate mChoDid1 chromosome 2, mChoDid1.pri, whole genome shotgun sequence encodes:
- the RGS1 gene encoding regulator of G-protein signaling 1 isoform X2, which produces MRAADTSTSSGMDVKAYLRSMIPHLESGMKSSKSKDILSADEVMQWSQSLKKLLANQTGQDVFGNFLKSEFSEENIEFWLACEDYKKTESDLLHCKAEKIYRAFVHADAAKQVNIDFRTRESTAKKIKAPTPTCFDEAQKIIYTLMEKDSYPRFLKSNIYLNLLNDLQANSLK; this is translated from the exons ATGAGAGCAGCAGACACCTCCACATCAAG TGGAATGGATGTGAAAGCATACCTGAGATCTATGATCCCACATCTGGAATCTGGAATGAAATCTTCCAAATCTAAGGATAT ACTTTCTGCTGATGAAGTAATGCAGTGGTCTCAATCTCTTAAAAAACTTCTTGCCAACCAAA CTGGTCAAGACgtctttggaaatttcctaaaaTCTGAGTTCAGTGAGGAGAATATTGAATTCTGGCTGGCTTGTGAAGACTATAAAAAAACAGAGTCTGATCTTTTGCATTGCAAAGCTGAGAAAATATATAGAGCATTTGTGCATGCAGATGCTGCTAAACAA GTCAATATTGACTTTCGCACTCGAGAATCTACAGCCAAGAAAATTAAAGCACCAACTCCCACGTGTTTTGACGAAGCTCAGAAAATCATATATACTCTTATGGAAAAGGACTCCTATCCCAGGTTCCTCAAATCAAATATTTACTTAAATCTTCTAAATGACCTTCAGGCTAATAGCCTTAAGTGA
- the RGS1 gene encoding regulator of G-protein signaling 1 isoform X1, producing the protein MRAADTSTSRLEKMPGMFFSSANPKELKGAGHLLLDDKTQKKRPKTFGMDVKAYLRSMIPHLESGMKSSKSKDILSADEVMQWSQSLKKLLANQTGQDVFGNFLKSEFSEENIEFWLACEDYKKTESDLLHCKAEKIYRAFVHADAAKQVNIDFRTRESTAKKIKAPTPTCFDEAQKIIYTLMEKDSYPRFLKSNIYLNLLNDLQANSLK; encoded by the exons ATGAGAGCAGCAGACACCTCCACATCAAGGTTAGAGAAAATGCCAGGAATGTTCTTTTCCTCTGCtaatccaaaagaattgaaaggagctGGTCATTTACTTCTAGATGACAAAACTCAGAAAAAGAGACCAAAGACTTT TGGAATGGATGTGAAAGCATACCTGAGATCTATGATCCCACATCTGGAATCTGGAATGAAATCTTCCAAATCTAAGGATAT ACTTTCTGCTGATGAAGTAATGCAGTGGTCTCAATCTCTTAAAAAACTTCTTGCCAACCAAA CTGGTCAAGACgtctttggaaatttcctaaaaTCTGAGTTCAGTGAGGAGAATATTGAATTCTGGCTGGCTTGTGAAGACTATAAAAAAACAGAGTCTGATCTTTTGCATTGCAAAGCTGAGAAAATATATAGAGCATTTGTGCATGCAGATGCTGCTAAACAA GTCAATATTGACTTTCGCACTCGAGAATCTACAGCCAAGAAAATTAAAGCACCAACTCCCACGTGTTTTGACGAAGCTCAGAAAATCATATATACTCTTATGGAAAAGGACTCCTATCCCAGGTTCCTCAAATCAAATATTTACTTAAATCTTCTAAATGACCTTCAGGCTAATAGCCTTAAGTGA